From a region of the Dyella jiangningensis genome:
- the queE gene encoding 7-carboxy-7-deazaguanine synthase QueE, with protein sequence MAPTTPAQAERLRITEIFHSIQGEADAIGWRTVFVRLTGCPLRCVWCDTEYSFYGGNWRSIDDIVAEVASHGARHVCVTGGEPLAQKRCLILLTRLCDAGHDVSLETSGALDVSMVDPRVRKVMDLKAPDSGEAKRNLWSNIGHLLPHDQVKIVIASRADYEWAREAVAEHKLAERCMVLFSPVHGAIQPRELAEWIIEDKLDVRFQLQLHKLLWNDEPGH encoded by the coding sequence GTGGCACCCACCACGCCAGCGCAGGCCGAACGCCTGCGCATTACCGAGATATTCCACTCGATCCAGGGCGAAGCCGACGCGATCGGCTGGCGCACGGTGTTCGTGCGCCTGACGGGTTGCCCGCTGCGCTGCGTGTGGTGCGATACCGAGTATTCGTTCTACGGCGGCAACTGGCGTTCGATCGACGACATCGTGGCCGAAGTGGCCTCGCATGGCGCAAGGCACGTGTGCGTGACCGGCGGTGAGCCGCTCGCGCAGAAGCGGTGTTTGATCCTGCTGACGCGCCTGTGCGACGCCGGCCATGACGTGTCGCTGGAAACCTCGGGTGCGCTTGATGTTTCCATGGTCGATCCACGCGTGCGCAAAGTGATGGACCTGAAGGCGCCCGATTCCGGCGAAGCCAAGCGCAACCTGTGGTCGAACATCGGCCACCTGCTGCCGCACGACCAGGTGAAGATCGTCATCGCCAGCCGCGCGGATTACGAGTGGGCGCGCGAGGCCGTTGCCGAGCACAAGCTTGCCGAGCGCTGCATGGTGCTGTTCTCGCCGGTGCATGGCGCGATCCAGCCGCGCGAGTTGGCCGAGTGGATCATCGAGGACAAGCTCGACGTGCGGTTCCAGTTGCAACTGCACAAGCTGCTGTGGAACGACGAGCCGGGGCACTGA
- the tolA gene encoding cell envelope integrity protein TolA: MKTSSEGTSKAVVLSAILHLGIVGFLALAVIPCSFYEGLFETLHLPASWNPITCAKPIELPGEIIEATLVGPTGAPPPKAVKAKPVPDTVPPPPTVTPPPVPEAPKVKTLPPPPEHPDTKDQEKVVADALQKAEDAKKEQEEKQRQRAAELDAQAAKQKQEKQKQLDELFAKMDAADQQTKRADNKAKQAKQQMEDLKNAQDNGLANVPNAAQRQTGNNGPDAGLLAQYLASIQNAVTQNWLRPDNMPNTPCIVHIVQLPGGDVMSAKVDSSCPYDEAGKRSIENAVLRAQPLPYKGFESVFQRQIDFTFRPQ; encoded by the coding sequence ATGAAAACAAGCTCTGAAGGCACATCCAAGGCGGTCGTTCTTTCCGCCATCCTGCATCTGGGCATCGTGGGCTTTCTGGCCCTCGCGGTGATCCCGTGCTCGTTCTACGAGGGCCTGTTCGAAACCCTGCATCTGCCGGCGAGCTGGAATCCGATCACCTGCGCCAAGCCGATCGAGCTGCCGGGCGAAATCATCGAGGCGACCCTGGTCGGCCCGACCGGTGCCCCGCCGCCGAAGGCGGTCAAGGCGAAGCCGGTGCCCGATACCGTGCCCCCGCCGCCGACCGTGACGCCGCCGCCGGTGCCCGAAGCGCCCAAGGTGAAGACCTTGCCGCCCCCGCCCGAGCATCCGGACACCAAGGATCAGGAGAAGGTGGTGGCCGATGCGTTGCAGAAGGCCGAGGATGCCAAGAAGGAGCAGGAAGAGAAGCAGCGCCAGCGCGCCGCCGAACTGGATGCCCAGGCCGCCAAGCAGAAGCAGGAAAAGCAGAAACAGCTCGACGAGCTGTTCGCCAAGATGGACGCGGCCGACCAGCAGACCAAGCGGGCGGACAACAAGGCCAAGCAGGCCAAGCAGCAGATGGAAGACCTGAAGAACGCCCAGGACAATGGCCTGGCCAACGTGCCCAATGCCGCCCAGCGGCAGACCGGCAACAACGGTCCCGATGCCGGCCTGCTGGCGCAATATTTGGCGTCGATTCAGAACGCGGTCACGCAGAATTGGTTACGCCCGGATAACATGCCGAACACGCCGTGCATCGTGCACATCGTGCAGCTGCCGGGCGGCGACGTGATGAGCGCCAAGGTCGACTCGAGCTGTCCGTACGACGAGGCCGGCAAGCGCTCCATCGAAAACGCCGTCCTGCGCGCGCAGCCCTTGCCCTACAAGGGTTTCGAAAGCGTATTCCAGCGTCAGATCGATTTCACTTTCAGGCCGCAGTGA
- a CDS encoding type VI secretion protein IcmF/TssM N-terminal domain-containing protein, with product MAPCLDAGAMGVMRLLECYAPLFSYGLLIEEQASTPDGPGELATVQARARAIMDEARGKALAAGKPLADVEMAGFAAVAWFDEIVMRQDAWKHLASPLQLELFGTASAASEFFDHLARLPPTAEEVREVFGMALMLGYVGQYYYEQDDSGELGRIKALYCRPSITAPGVLQSLQREPITPQPYLAPGSQPLRLPASWVGRRSMQFVAAAVVLLVLVAFVAPVFSHVISMQTWSLLGLGVVAASALAWAGALAWHRLVVMRAHTRVASHPEASYGIGDVWSVLLDAARHVRGTVLHPFRRRGEWRKLSRHPWLMFLGDSAAEVRSLLQAAAHAPHARSSATNTEARPWYWWIFRSVVAIEPGGYLLQAGGEPHGQASSWSQALALLARERRKLPLDGMVLCVSAQSLLESTTQISARAARLQEMAGEATRHLQLQLPLYVVVTGLEALPGHAAVRSTLPSAVFRRVLGWRIALPSPGPTPLHGRMDVRGEEVGHRLRGAALAALAVQRHAHGRREVFAFLQSLPMLQRGLQVFLDRLMAGEGSAGRRLLWCGLYLTGGARPSAPSGDFVDDLFGRFLSADRLLARRIAAEG from the coding sequence ATGGCGCCTTGCCTCGACGCCGGAGCCATGGGTGTCATGCGGCTGCTGGAGTGTTACGCACCTTTGTTTTCGTATGGCTTGCTCATCGAGGAGCAGGCATCGACGCCTGACGGCCCGGGCGAGCTGGCGACCGTGCAGGCGCGCGCCCGCGCCATCATGGACGAGGCCCGCGGCAAGGCGCTTGCTGCAGGCAAGCCGCTGGCCGATGTCGAGATGGCCGGCTTCGCCGCGGTGGCCTGGTTCGACGAGATCGTCATGCGCCAGGATGCATGGAAGCATCTGGCCAGTCCCCTGCAATTGGAGCTGTTCGGCACGGCCAGCGCCGCCAGTGAATTCTTCGACCATCTCGCGCGCCTGCCGCCCACGGCGGAAGAGGTGCGCGAGGTGTTCGGCATGGCGCTGATGCTGGGCTATGTCGGGCAGTACTACTACGAGCAGGACGACAGCGGCGAGCTGGGCAGGATCAAGGCCTTGTACTGCCGCCCCAGCATCACGGCACCGGGCGTGCTGCAGTCGCTGCAGCGCGAACCGATCACGCCGCAGCCCTATCTCGCCCCCGGGTCGCAGCCGTTGCGGTTGCCGGCGTCATGGGTGGGGCGCCGGTCGATGCAGTTCGTCGCGGCGGCCGTGGTGTTGCTCGTGCTGGTGGCGTTCGTGGCGCCGGTATTCAGCCACGTGATTTCCATGCAGACCTGGTCGCTGCTGGGCCTGGGCGTGGTCGCCGCGAGTGCGCTGGCCTGGGCCGGTGCGCTGGCGTGGCATCGGCTGGTGGTGATGCGTGCGCACACGCGTGTGGCCTCGCACCCCGAGGCGAGCTATGGCATTGGCGACGTATGGTCCGTGTTGCTCGATGCCGCGCGGCACGTGCGCGGTACGGTGTTGCATCCGTTCCGTCGCCGCGGCGAATGGCGGAAGCTGTCCAGGCATCCCTGGCTGATGTTCCTCGGTGACAGCGCGGCCGAGGTGCGCAGCCTGCTGCAGGCTGCGGCGCACGCACCACATGCACGCAGTTCCGCCACGAATACCGAAGCCCGCCCGTGGTACTGGTGGATCTTCCGTTCGGTGGTCGCGATCGAACCCGGCGGATACCTGCTCCAGGCAGGTGGCGAACCGCACGGGCAGGCGTCATCCTGGTCGCAGGCACTCGCGCTGCTGGCGCGCGAGCGCCGCAAGCTCCCGCTGGACGGCATGGTGCTGTGCGTGTCGGCGCAAAGCCTGCTCGAATCCACCACGCAGATCAGCGCCCGCGCCGCGCGGCTGCAGGAGATGGCCGGAGAAGCGACGCGGCATCTGCAGTTGCAGCTGCCGCTGTACGTGGTGGTGACCGGGCTGGAGGCATTGCCCGGCCACGCCGCGGTGAGGTCGACCCTGCCGTCGGCCGTGTTCAGGCGCGTGCTGGGTTGGCGGATCGCCTTGCCGTCTCCCGGACCGACCCCACTGCATGGACGTATGGACGTCCGTGGTGAAGAGGTGGGGCATCGCCTGCGGGGAGCGGCCTTGGCGGCTCTGGCCGTGCAGCGCCACGCCCACGGACGCCGCGAGGTGTTTGCTTTCCTGCAGTCGCTGCCCATGCTGCAACGTGGGCTGCAGGTATTCCTCGACCGGCTGATGGCCGGCGAAGGCAGCGCCGGCCGTCGCCTGTTGTGGTGCGGCCTGTACCTCACCGGCGGCGCACGGCCCAGCGCCCCCAGCGGCGATTTCGTCGACGACCTGTTCGGTCGCTTCCTGTCGGCCGACCGCCTGCTGGCGCGCCGCATCGCGGCGGAAGGCTGA
- the queC gene encoding 7-cyano-7-deazaguanine synthase QueC has product MSQSSPRKAVVLVSGGMDSAVTIAIAREQGYQVHALSVAYGQRHSAELAASERVSRMLGAVEHKTVQVDLRSIGGSALTADIDVPLDQTGDAGIPVTYVPARNTIMLSIALGWAEVLGSTDIWCGVNAVDYSGYPDCRPAFIESFEQLANVATKAGVEGAGIRIHAPLMRMSKADIAREGQRLGVDFSETVSCYQADAEGRACGHCDACHLRAQGFKTAGLPDPTRYI; this is encoded by the coding sequence ATGTCTCAATCATCTCCCCGCAAGGCCGTCGTGCTCGTCTCCGGCGGCATGGATTCGGCGGTCACCATCGCCATCGCCCGTGAGCAGGGTTATCAGGTACACGCACTGAGCGTGGCCTATGGCCAGCGCCACAGTGCCGAATTGGCGGCGTCCGAGCGTGTCTCGCGCATGCTGGGCGCGGTGGAGCACAAGACCGTGCAGGTGGACCTGCGCTCCATCGGCGGTTCGGCGCTCACCGCCGATATCGACGTGCCGCTCGACCAGACGGGCGACGCCGGCATCCCGGTGACCTACGTGCCGGCACGCAACACCATCATGCTGTCGATCGCGCTGGGCTGGGCCGAGGTACTGGGTTCCACGGACATCTGGTGCGGCGTGAACGCGGTGGACTACTCCGGTTATCCCGATTGCCGTCCCGCCTTCATCGAGTCGTTCGAGCAGCTGGCGAACGTGGCGACCAAGGCGGGCGTGGAAGGGGCGGGCATCCGCATCCACGCGCCGCTGATGCGCATGAGCAAGGCGGACATCGCGCGTGAGGGCCAGCGCCTCGGCGTCGATTTCTCCGAGACGGTGAGCTGCTACCAGGCCGATGCCGAAGGGCGTGCATGCGGCCATTGCGACGCTTGTCATCTGCGCGCGCAGGGCTTCAAGACGGCCGGGCTGCCGGACCCGACGCGCTATATCTGA
- the pal gene encoding peptidoglycan-associated lipoprotein Pal, whose protein sequence is MNKTVRVALVALLCVGAAACSKKQEVKPQPQPEQAPVTAPASGPTKYTPADLDTDACLRQRVVYFDFDKDEIKPEFQQIMACHAKYLQDRPMAQIRLEGNADERGTREYNLGLGERRGNAVSSALQSNGGSASQINVISYGKEKPVCREHNEDCWSKNRRVEIVYTAK, encoded by the coding sequence ATGAATAAGACCGTTCGCGTCGCCCTGGTCGCCCTGCTCTGCGTTGGCGCGGCCGCATGCTCGAAGAAGCAGGAAGTCAAGCCGCAGCCGCAGCCGGAACAGGCTCCGGTGACCGCCCCGGCTTCCGGCCCGACCAAGTACACCCCGGCTGACCTCGACACCGACGCCTGCCTGCGTCAGCGCGTCGTGTACTTCGATTTCGACAAGGACGAAATCAAGCCGGAGTTCCAGCAGATCATGGCGTGCCACGCCAAGTACCTGCAGGATCGCCCGATGGCCCAGATCCGCCTGGAAGGCAATGCTGACGAGCGCGGCACCCGCGAGTACAACCTCGGCCTCGGCGAGCGCCGCGGCAACGCCGTGTCCAGCGCCCTGCAGTCGAACGGCGGCTCGGCCAGCCAGATCAACGTGATCTCGTACGGCAAGGAAAAGCCGGTGTGCCGTGAGCACAACGAAGACTGCTGGAGCAAGAACCGTCGCGTCGAGATCGTCTACACGGCGAAGTAA
- a CDS encoding sensor histidine kinase, producing the protein MESRQRLLPRLFIDVILPSTIAALALVLALCVQQTHTMSERAEAAITLRLEHLAGELGTDAGSSPQGALDQALRDGQADQLRRVELHRPDGSLYSSGTALSQGGTVYRGEMHGSGNPPSWLSMQVDIRPLRLAQGLVWLLGGLCAAGILVLAWLARVTLRHHVLVPLGHVQDALHEMVNARPPVIDAEPTGPEFNDIRLTLQRLSELLEEQRRDWSTMQHDNAVEALDRLRQSQAATRSKSQFIALVSHHFRQPLQALELFAAGVDGGSEEERQSLFQQMRTSIAAMTRLLGALLEISRLDAGVIAVKPSGFSAAELFMRDRSSLADQAAEHHVTLVWRGSHHQLHGDAEVAASLLYQLASNAIINAPEGRVLIAARRRGQAVRIEVRDNGPGIAVIHQQRIFEEFVQLQAGESERRGGYGLGLAIAERLARLLGTRIGLRSEPGRGSTFWFELPRMPVMERNSTARKQSSPAWRQAG; encoded by the coding sequence ATGGAATCGCGCCAGCGACTGCTCCCGCGCCTCTTCATCGACGTCATCCTGCCCAGTACGATCGCCGCGCTGGCGCTCGTGCTCGCACTGTGCGTGCAGCAGACGCACACCATGAGCGAGCGCGCCGAGGCCGCCATCACCTTGCGGCTGGAACATCTCGCCGGCGAATTGGGTACCGATGCGGGCTCCTCGCCGCAGGGCGCACTCGACCAGGCGCTGCGCGATGGACAGGCGGACCAGCTGCGGCGCGTCGAGCTGCATCGCCCCGATGGCAGCCTCTACAGCAGCGGCACGGCGCTCTCGCAGGGCGGCACGGTCTATCGCGGCGAAATGCATGGCAGCGGTAATCCGCCCTCATGGCTGAGCATGCAGGTGGACATCCGTCCGCTTCGCCTGGCGCAGGGCCTGGTCTGGTTGCTGGGCGGCCTTTGCGCGGCAGGCATTCTCGTGCTGGCCTGGCTCGCGCGCGTCACCCTGCGCCATCACGTCCTCGTGCCCCTGGGGCACGTACAGGACGCGCTGCATGAAATGGTCAATGCGCGCCCACCCGTGATCGATGCCGAGCCCACCGGTCCGGAGTTCAACGACATCCGCCTCACCCTGCAACGGCTCTCGGAACTGCTGGAAGAACAGCGCCGCGACTGGAGCACCATGCAGCACGACAATGCCGTGGAGGCGCTCGATCGCCTGCGGCAGAGCCAGGCCGCCACGCGCAGCAAATCGCAGTTCATCGCCCTGGTCAGTCACCACTTCCGCCAGCCATTGCAGGCACTCGAGCTGTTCGCCGCCGGCGTGGACGGTGGCAGCGAAGAGGAACGCCAGTCGCTGTTCCAGCAGATGCGCACCAGCATCGCCGCGATGACGCGGCTGCTCGGCGCCCTGCTGGAGATTTCGCGACTCGACGCCGGCGTCATCGCCGTCAAGCCCAGCGGCTTCTCGGCGGCCGAGCTGTTCATGCGCGATCGCAGCTCGCTCGCCGACCAGGCGGCGGAGCATCACGTCACGCTGGTGTGGCGCGGCAGCCACCATCAACTGCACGGGGATGCCGAGGTGGCCGCCAGCCTGCTCTACCAGCTGGCCAGCAACGCCATCATCAACGCCCCCGAAGGACGCGTGTTGATCGCCGCGCGTCGGCGCGGCCAGGCGGTGCGCATCGAAGTGCGCGACAACGGCCCCGGCATCGCGGTGATCCACCAGCAGCGCATCTTCGAGGAATTCGTGCAGTTGCAGGCGGGAGAAAGCGAGCGGCGCGGCGGCTATGGTCTCGGCCTCGCCATCGCCGAACGGCTCGCCCGGCTGCTTGGCACGCGCATCGGCCTGCGCTCCGAACCCGGTCGCGGCAGCACGTTCTGGTTTGAACTACCGCGCATGCCGGTCATGGAGCGCAACTCCACGGCCCGCAAGCAGAGCTCGCCCGCCTGGCGGCAGGCCGGCTGA
- the ybgF gene encoding tol-pal system protein YbgF, translating to MKKLLANSFTARMGMAGAIASAMLFAVPAFAQDSRLSLADRVSRLEQQAQNQNQGGTSLVNQVQALQSQLQQMQGQIEELQHQLQEANDKNKAQYVDLDSRLGRLEGGAGAAANNPGNAANANPPPAAAPAPPAPAPAPAADAGKGGKPAAAAAGATVGAATANGKGGAAPANAAGAQAAYDEAFKSLRAGDYVAASRGFRGFIQQYPDSPLLPNAYYWLGESYYVTMNYSVALEAFQRLLSQFPQSEKAPDAMLKVGYSQIELKQVDAGKATLKNVSAKFPGSKAAGLAQERLRRLQVQSSAN from the coding sequence ATGAAGAAGCTACTGGCTAACAGCTTCACGGCCAGGATGGGCATGGCGGGCGCGATCGCGTCCGCCATGCTTTTTGCTGTCCCGGCATTCGCGCAGGATTCCCGCCTCAGCCTCGCCGACCGCGTGTCGCGGCTCGAGCAGCAGGCGCAGAACCAGAACCAGGGCGGCACGAGCCTGGTGAACCAGGTGCAGGCACTGCAGTCGCAGTTGCAGCAGATGCAGGGCCAGATCGAAGAACTGCAGCATCAGTTGCAGGAAGCGAACGACAAGAACAAGGCGCAGTACGTGGATCTCGATTCGCGCCTGGGCCGCCTCGAAGGCGGTGCCGGTGCAGCGGCGAACAATCCGGGTAATGCAGCCAATGCGAATCCGCCTCCGGCCGCGGCCCCCGCGCCCCCGGCGCCGGCTCCGGCCCCCGCGGCGGATGCAGGCAAGGGCGGCAAGCCTGCGGCTGCGGCCGCCGGTGCCACGGTAGGCGCTGCCACAGCCAACGGCAAGGGCGGTGCAGCTCCCGCCAATGCGGCAGGGGCTCAGGCGGCTTATGACGAAGCCTTCAAGTCGCTGCGCGCCGGCGACTACGTGGCAGCGTCACGCGGCTTCCGCGGTTTCATCCAGCAGTATCCCGACAGTCCGCTGCTGCCCAACGCCTATTACTGGCTGGGCGAGTCGTACTACGTCACCATGAACTATTCGGTGGCGCTCGAGGCTTTCCAGCGCCTGCTCAGCCAGTTCCCGCAGAGCGAGAAGGCGCCCGACGCCATGCTCAAGGTCGGCTACAGCCAGATCGAGCTCAAGCAGGTCGATGCCGGCAAGGCCACGCTGAAGAACGTTTCTGCCAAGTTCCCGGGTTCCAAGGCTGCCGGCCTGGCCCAGGAGCGCCTGCGTCGCCTGCAGGTGCAGTCGTCGGCCAATTGA
- a CDS encoding LuxR C-terminal-related transcriptional regulator, translated as MRILIADDHRLIVEGVKLKLAELGPGTDFVTAMDMAELRDAIHAPDAASLSLALIDLAMPGVQGSEHLTEVIEQLPELPVIVLSGVEDPNLMKNLLAMGVQGFIPKAYSPDVMLSAVRLVLSGGVYVPPLMLQERSDGAINGAATATVQPPAPMSTPSDSLEERLRKLLTERQIDVLRLLSQGKPNKLIARDLGISEGTVKIHLAAIFRALNVRNRVEAVVASRRISGL; from the coding sequence ATGCGCATACTGATTGCGGACGACCATCGACTGATCGTCGAAGGGGTCAAGCTCAAGCTGGCTGAGCTTGGGCCGGGCACCGACTTTGTCACCGCCATGGACATGGCCGAGCTGCGCGATGCGATCCACGCACCCGACGCAGCGTCGCTTTCGCTCGCACTGATCGACCTGGCCATGCCCGGTGTCCAGGGCAGCGAACACCTGACGGAAGTGATCGAACAACTGCCCGAACTGCCCGTCATCGTGCTGTCGGGCGTGGAAGATCCCAACCTCATGAAGAACCTGCTTGCGATGGGCGTGCAGGGCTTCATCCCCAAGGCCTATTCGCCGGACGTCATGCTGTCCGCCGTGCGCCTGGTGCTGTCCGGCGGCGTGTACGTGCCGCCGCTGATGCTGCAGGAGCGCAGCGATGGCGCGATCAATGGCGCAGCCACCGCGACGGTGCAGCCGCCCGCGCCGATGTCCACCCCGTCCGACTCGCTGGAAGAGCGCTTGCGCAAGCTGCTCACCGAACGCCAGATCGACGTGCTGCGGCTGCTCTCGCAGGGCAAGCCGAACAAGCTGATCGCGCGCGACCTCGGGATCAGCGAAGGCACGGTGAAGATCCATCTCGCCGCCATTTTCCGCGCGCTCAACGTGCGCAATCGCGTGGAGGCGGTGGTGGCCTCGCGACGCATCAGCGGCCTGTAA
- the phnD gene encoding phosphate/phosphite/phosphonate ABC transporter substrate-binding protein, with protein MPKGWVTSRSFRSIRRAAIGLMLACLSGIPAHAAQPASPPHDAKHISALTFGILPIGGPSESLAAWRPMLDDLSHTLGLPIHSISVSTYEGLAQALSEERVDFAFVSGRLALDAVTHDRMRVIAQLTRTNGSRGYYSVLLVAKDSPLRDVEDMFRQPGRLRYGRGEVLSVSGYLVPETQLFANRRLDSDTFFANVIVDNHQNNALAVANNEVDVATNNTADLERFAKRFPDQYARLRVLWTSSLIPHAVVVIREDLPAELRQRVAAALTTYGTGKNAQAELAKLQLIHDISGFAPAGNETLVPFADIEFNLDRRRAYSAQWVSDAAMQARLHKIDAEHQMLVHQLMAPTKP; from the coding sequence TTGCCGAAGGGATGGGTGACAAGCCGGAGTTTCCGGTCCATCCGGCGGGCCGCCATCGGCCTGATGCTGGCGTGCCTGAGCGGCATCCCGGCACATGCAGCGCAACCCGCCAGTCCTCCGCACGACGCCAAGCACATCAGCGCCCTCACCTTCGGCATCCTGCCGATCGGCGGGCCATCGGAATCGCTGGCCGCATGGCGGCCGATGCTGGACGACCTGAGCCACACGCTGGGGCTGCCGATCCACAGCATTTCGGTCAGCACGTATGAAGGCCTGGCCCAGGCGCTGTCCGAGGAACGCGTCGATTTCGCCTTCGTTTCCGGCCGGCTGGCGCTCGACGCCGTCACCCACGATCGCATGCGGGTGATTGCCCAGCTGACACGCACCAACGGTTCGCGCGGCTATTACTCGGTGCTGCTGGTTGCCAAGGACTCGCCGCTGCGCGACGTGGAGGACATGTTCCGCCAACCGGGCCGCCTGAGGTATGGCCGCGGCGAAGTGCTGTCGGTTTCCGGCTACCTGGTGCCGGAAACCCAGCTGTTCGCCAACCGCCGCCTCGATTCGGACACGTTCTTCGCGAATGTCATCGTGGACAACCACCAGAACAATGCCCTGGCGGTCGCGAACAACGAGGTCGACGTCGCCACCAACAACACGGCGGACCTGGAGCGCTTCGCCAAGCGATTTCCCGACCAGTACGCGCGGCTTCGCGTGTTATGGACGTCCAGCCTGATTCCGCATGCCGTCGTGGTGATACGCGAAGACCTGCCCGCCGAACTTCGCCAGCGCGTCGCTGCCGCCCTTACGACCTATGGCACCGGAAAGAACGCGCAGGCCGAGCTGGCCAAGCTGCAACTGATCCACGACATCAGTGGCTTCGCGCCAGCCGGCAACGAAACGCTGGTGCCTTTCGCGGACATCGAGTTCAACCTCGACCGGCGGCGCGCCTACAGCGCGCAATGGGTCAGCGATGCCGCCATGCAGGCGCGCCTGCACAAGATCGACGCCGAACACCAGATGCTGGTCCACCAGTTGATGGCGCCGACGAAACCGTAG
- the tolB gene encoding Tol-Pal system beta propeller repeat protein TolB codes for MRKLSSSFAFVLLVVAALIAGPAAAQSLNVDIVGGLKTATPIAVVPFAQAGGAPLPTDVADVIRNDFNRSGKFRSLAKSEIVETPSKGSDVNFATWRLLKQDYLTIGRISDAGGGMLRVEYELWDVNKQQSLLAQAYTAPAGDLRGVAHQIADAIYEKITGVRGAFWTRIAYITAVGLGNNTTYSLIVADSDGYNPQVVARSRESLLSPSWSPDGRKIAYVSFESGNSAIYVQDITTGSRQLISARAKGINGAPAWSPDGSKLALALSYQGNPEIYVMDVGSRAETRLTNNLAIDTEPRWTPDGQSIIFTSDRSGRPQLYQMPAGGGGADRITFQGQFNANASISYDGKQIAMVQGNGNVYRIAIMDRSLGGQVRFISPGPIDETPSFAPNASMLLYAASEGRRGVLYAVSADGLVRQRLVLADGDVREPAWGPYRQR; via the coding sequence ATGCGTAAATTGAGCTCAAGCTTTGCTTTCGTCCTGCTCGTCGTGGCCGCGTTGATCGCCGGTCCCGCAGCAGCCCAGTCGCTCAATGTCGACATCGTCGGCGGCCTCAAGACCGCCACGCCGATCGCCGTGGTCCCGTTCGCCCAGGCGGGCGGTGCGCCGCTGCCGACCGACGTGGCCGACGTCATCCGCAACGACTTCAACCGTTCGGGCAAATTCCGTTCGCTGGCCAAGAGCGAGATCGTCGAGACCCCGTCCAAGGGTTCGGACGTCAACTTCGCCACCTGGCGCCTGCTCAAGCAGGACTACCTCACCATCGGCCGCATCAGCGACGCCGGCGGCGGCATGCTGCGGGTGGAATACGAACTGTGGGACGTCAACAAGCAGCAGAGCCTGCTGGCCCAGGCGTACACCGCGCCGGCCGGTGACCTGCGTGGCGTCGCCCACCAGATCGCCGACGCGATCTACGAGAAGATCACCGGCGTGCGTGGCGCCTTCTGGACCCGCATCGCGTACATCACCGCCGTGGGCCTGGGCAACAACACCACCTACTCGCTGATCGTGGCCGATTCGGACGGCTACAACCCGCAGGTCGTGGCGCGCTCGCGCGAATCGCTGCTGTCGCCGTCGTGGTCGCCGGATGGCCGCAAGATCGCCTACGTGTCGTTCGAAAGCGGCAACTCGGCCATCTACGTGCAAGACATTACGACGGGTTCGCGTCAGCTGATCTCGGCCCGCGCCAAGGGCATCAACGGCGCGCCGGCCTGGTCGCCGGACGGCAGCAAGCTGGCGCTGGCGCTCTCGTACCAGGGCAATCCGGAGATCTACGTGATGGACGTGGGCTCCCGCGCGGAGACCCGCCTGACCAACAACCTGGCCATCGACACCGAGCCGCGCTGGACGCCGGATGGCCAGAGCATCATCTTCACCTCCGACCGCTCGGGTCGTCCGCAGCTCTACCAGATGCCCGCCGGTGGCGGCGGGGCAGACCGCATCACGTTCCAGGGCCAGTTCAACGCCAATGCCTCGATCAGCTATGACGGCAAGCAGATCGCCATGGTGCAGGGCAACGGGAACGTGTATCGTATTGCCATTATGGATCGCAGTCTGGGTGGGCAGGTGCGCTTCATCTCGCCGGGTCCGATCGACGAAACCCCGAGTTTCGCGCCCAACGCCAGCATGCTGTTGTATGCCGCCTCCGAAGGTCGACGTGGTGTCCTCTACGCCGTATCGGCCGATGGTCTTGTGCGGCAACGTCTCGTGTTGGCCGATGGCGATGTTCGCGAGCCGGCCTGGGGTCCCTATCGTCAACGTTGA
- a CDS encoding DUF3617 domain-containing protein: MSAPRRLLLAFSLLGFATVAMAQDLPANMPKRKPGLWEMQTSGMGGHAQMMKLCLDADTDQAMYKMGSQMSGQMCSKFNVNVQGATVVSDAVCKLNTPNGAVNMTSHSETKFDGDTAYRTEGHMKYEPAVMGQSEMAMTSSGHWVGECPAGQKPGDMVMPNGSTMNIKDMQHH; this comes from the coding sequence ATGTCCGCACCTCGTCGTCTGCTGCTCGCCTTTTCCCTGCTTGGCTTCGCTACCGTCGCCATGGCGCAGGATCTTCCGGCCAACATGCCCAAGCGCAAGCCAGGCCTGTGGGAGATGCAGACCTCCGGCATGGGCGGCCACGCCCAGATGATGAAGCTTTGCCTGGACGCGGACACCGACCAGGCGATGTACAAGATGGGCTCGCAGATGAGCGGCCAGATGTGCAGCAAGTTCAACGTCAACGTGCAGGGCGCCACGGTCGTGTCCGATGCCGTCTGCAAGCTCAACACGCCCAATGGCGCGGTCAACATGACCAGCCACAGCGAAACCAAGTTCGACGGCGACACGGCTTATCGCACCGAAGGCCACATGAAGTACGAGCCGGCGGTGATGGGCCAGAGCGAGATGGCGATGACCAGCTCGGGCCATTGGGTTGGCGAGTGTCCGGCAGGTCAGAAGCCCGGCGACATGGTGATGCCCAATGGCAGCACCATGAACATCAAGGACATGCAGCACCACTGA